ACGAGTCATTTGGGACTTAGTTTATGCTTTGCATCTTGCCGGGCACCGAGTGACGCTGCTCGCTGGCAAAGGCACAAAATGTGATTGGGCGAGAGTCATCGAGTATCAACCGAATGTACCACTGCAAAGTCAGCTTCCAAATGATATTGATGTTGTGCATTTCCACTCTGATCTAGAGCCTATCTCTTATCCCTACATTTTAACTCAGCATGGTAATTCAGACGGCCCTATTGACCCTAACACCGTCTTTGTTTCATCTCAGCATGCAAAAAATCATGGTGCACAAGCTTATGTTTACAATGGCTTGAATTGGGACAACTACCAAAAGCCTAACTTTAACTTGAAACGAGAACGTTTCCATTTTCTTGGGAAAGCGGCGTGGCGAGTTAAAAATGTTCAAGGTGCCATTGATATTACCAAGAAAGCTGGCCAGCAGCTTGATGTCTTGGGAGGGCATCGCTTGAACCTAAAAATGGGTTTCAGATTGACATTAGATCGTCATGTTCGTTTTTTAGGGATGGTGGACGATACAATGAAATCTCAGATCATGACTCAGTCAAAAGGTCTGATTTTCCCCGTGACTTGGCATGAACCGTTTGGCTTAGCGATTACAGAGAGTTTGTATTTTGGTTGCCCAGTGTTTGGTACACCTTATGGCTCATTGCCGGAATTAGTTTCTAGTGAGGTAGGTCTTTTATCGAGCTGTGAACAAGAGCTCGTAGAAGGGGTCTTAAATTCTGACACCTATGATTCAGCTCGTTGTAATGAATACGCGAGAGATCAATTCAATGCCAATGTCATGGCTACAGAGTATGTTAGTTATTACGAGAAGGTAGTTGAAGGTAATAAAGCCAATAGTGCATTAGGAAGTATTGTCGAGTCTTTTAAAAGGTTGCCTTATGAACGATAAATTGAAACCGAAACTGGTTTTTGTAGGCTATAAGCAACAGTATGAAAAACTAGAAATTGACGTGCTATCGTCTGATTATGAAAAGCATCATATTTTCCTAAGTAAGTGGCTAGTTAAATTAGTTTCCTTTTTATTTTTCTATAGTAAAGAACACTATCATGAGGCTTATGGAGCGATCATGAGACGAAAAATAAAGGCACTAAATGGCTTCGATGTCATATTCACCACCGATTCTCTGAGAGATATAAAGTCGATATCAAAGATTGATGGAAGGAAGGTGATTGTTTTTAGAAATGTCACAGATGGAAGCCTGAACCATCACCTAAAAGATTTCGAAACGTATACTTTTGACGAAGGTGATGCAGAAAAGTATGACTTTAAGCATATTTACCTACCTATGCCTCAGCTAAAAATCATCGATGAGATAGCAAAATCATCTGATTACGATGTTTCTTTTGTTGGGGTGGATAAAGGAAGGAAAGAAAAGGTTCAAAAAATAAAAGGTGCATTAGATGGTTTTAAGTGCAATTTTATTGTTTTTGATAAAAAACCGTCTTATTCCTATGTTGAATACCTAACCGTGATGCTCAATACCAAATGTGTATTGGAAATGGTTCTTGATGGACAGACGTCTGATACTATGAGGGTTAAAGAAGCATTGTATGCTCGAAAAAAAGTAATCACGAATAATTTGAGTCTTTATAATCACCCTTTATACTCAAAAGATAACTTTCTTATCTTTGACTCTCTAAGTGAATTGGCCAGTAATATTGAAAGCTTTATTTCTAGCGAATTTGATGAATCAGTTTTGATTAAGCTTGAAGATTACACTGTTGATGGTTTTTATCACAAACTCCTATCTGGTAATGGCGAATAGACTCATTATGAAAAAAATCATACGCAAGATTAAGAAGCTAATATTCATTCGTGACCAAAAAAAGCATAGGAACTTCCTTTCTCGAAAATCAAACTTTACAGACACTCAATTTGAAGGCTGTAACTCCATAGCAAATGATTGTGATGTGAATGCTTCATATATTGGATTCGGTACTTATATTGATACTCGTTGTGATATGAATAATGTCAAAATAGGCCGATTTTGTTCGATTGCTAATAATGTGAAAATTGTTCTAAATAACCATCCGGTCAATGATTATGTGTCGACTCACCCTTGTTTTCATCGTTCAGAACACCGATTGATGCAAAAACAAGGATTGGACTTTAACAAAGGCATTATTTACCCGCACACTAGATATGTTGAAGAGCATTATCAAGTCGTTGTAGGTTCGGATGTCTGGATCGGTGAAGGAGTAAAAATACTCCCTGGAGTGACTATCGGGCATGGTGCTGTTATTGCAACAGGCTCTATTGTGACCAAAGATGTTGAAGCATTCAGTATTGTGGGTGGTGTTCCTGCGAAGGAAATTAAGAAGCGCTTTACTGAAGAGGAAAGGGAAGCTCTTTTAATGGAACGGTGGTGGGAATGGCCACTTGAAAAAATCAAAGAGCATCAAGAGGCCTTCATTAACATCAAAGATTTCAAACGATTGATTAGTTAGAGTTGTCTAATTAATCAATCGAGTCTATATGCCTACGTGTAGGTTTATACCCATATGTAGGTTAATAACCCACATATGGGTCTTGTCCATTCCTACGTGTTTTTAACAACTTTAAAATCCACATGTACTGCTCAGGTTTCGGATTAACAAAACCTTCAACGACTTCATTCATTGCTCTAGCGTCTTGATGTTCATCGCCAGATAACTCAATGGGTGCTTTGATTTCAATTTCGTATTTACCCGTCTCAATATTATAGCTGGCAAAGGTTGGAACGATCTTCGCTCGGCTTACTTTCGCTAGTTTTCCAAGTCCAGGCAAGGTGGCTTTTTCAGTCGCAAAGAAATCTGAAAATACACTTTGCTCTGGGCCATGGTCTTGATCTGGCAGGTAATATCCCAAGTAGCCATCTTTGACTGATTTGATAAAAGGTTTAATGCCGCCACTGCGATCATAAACTCGTCCGCCATACTGAACTCTTTGCTTGTGCATGAGCCAGTCGGTCAGAGGGTTTTTCTGGCTATTGGCCATCGCAGAAACGGGTAAGCCTCTTGAAGCTAAAAGGATTGCCGGAATGTCGATGCACCAAGAGTGAGGTACTAGCAAAATAGCACTTTGATTGTCTTGCTGTAGCTGCTGTAAGTGCTCTAAGCCAATGATTTCTGAGTGTGCCTCAAGCCAACGTTTACTGCGTAATGATATGGCAGGAAAACCAAGTAAAAACGCGCCCGCAGTTGTTAGGCAATTGGTTAGAATCGTTTCACGCTCTTGAATAGACTTTTCTGGAAAACAAAGCGCGAGGTTTATACGTGCCTTTTGTACTGAGCCACGTTGCTTCTTCGTCATTTTTGTCGCCACGAATTTTGCTATGGCTACTCGAATCGAGTTTGGCAGCAAAGAAATGGGCAGGCATAGGCATAGCCCGAGCCAAGTTCCCCAGTGTTTTGGTGATAAAAACGCACTGATGAATTTAGGGTTGTATGCTTTAAGATCGTAGTCGTCGCGTTGAGTTGTCACTGTAAACCTTTAACTGGCGATATATATTGAACAAGCTAACAGTATACCGTTAGCTTGTTTTCGGGAGAGTGTAATCTAGCGATTAACTGACTGCATGTACTCGCTGACGCCTTCAGCAACCGATTTAAATTGAACATCGCAACCGGCATTACGCAACTTAGTTAAATCAGCTTGAGTAAACTCTTGGTAAGCACCTTTCAAATGATCAGGGAATGGGATGGTTTCAATCTCTCCCTTACCGTGATGCTTAATCACCGCTTTTGCGACTTCTTCAAATGATTCGGCATTACCTGTACCTAGGTTGAAGATACCTGATACTCCATTTTTTAAGAACCACAGGTTTACGGCCGCAACATCACCAACATACACAAAATCACGCTTGAAGGTTTCGCTTCCTGCGAATAATTTCGGGTTTTCACCGGCGTTCATTTGATTGTTTAGGTGGAATGCGACAGAAGCCATGCTGCCTTTGTGCTGTTCACGTGGACCGTAGACATTGAAGTATCGAAACCCAGTAATTTGAGAAAGCGTTTCGTTGTGTGCGGTTGCATCTGCAGTTAAGCGACGCACATAGTTATCAAATTGCTGTTTTGAATAGCCGTATACGTTTAGCGCGCCTTCGTACTGCGGCTCTTCAATAAAGGTATCGGTTTCACCATAAGTGGCAGCAGAAGAAGCATACAAGAACGGAATCTCGCGCTCGATACAGTAATGCAGCAACTCTTTCGAGTATTCGTAGTTGTTG
Above is a window of Vibrio atlanticus DNA encoding:
- the lpxM gene encoding lauroyl-Kdo(2)-lipid IV(A) myristoyltransferase (LpxM is lauroyl-Kdo(2)-lipid IV(A) myristoyltransferase, an enzyme characterized in Escherichia coli and involved in biosynthesis of the form of lipid A found in that species and some closely related species.) produces the protein MTTQRDDYDLKAYNPKFISAFLSPKHWGTWLGLCLCLPISLLPNSIRVAIAKFVATKMTKKQRGSVQKARINLALCFPEKSIQERETILTNCLTTAGAFLLGFPAISLRSKRWLEAHSEIIGLEHLQQLQQDNQSAILLVPHSWCIDIPAILLASRGLPVSAMANSQKNPLTDWLMHKQRVQYGGRVYDRSGGIKPFIKSVKDGYLGYYLPDQDHGPEQSVFSDFFATEKATLPGLGKLAKVSRAKIVPTFASYNIETGKYEIEIKAPIELSGDEHQDARAMNEVVEGFVNPKPEQYMWILKLLKTRRNGQDPYVGY
- the rfaD gene encoding ADP-glyceromanno-heptose 6-epimerase, whose protein sequence is MIIVTGGAGMIGSNIVKALNKAGHNDILVVDNLKDGKKFKNLVDLDITDYMDRDDFLTQVMAGDDFGHIEAIFHEGACSATTEWDGKYMMLNNYEYSKELLHYCIEREIPFLYASSAATYGETDTFIEEPQYEGALNVYGYSKQQFDNYVRRLTADATAHNETLSQITGFRYFNVYGPREQHKGSMASVAFHLNNQMNAGENPKLFAGSETFKRDFVYVGDVAAVNLWFLKNGVSGIFNLGTGNAESFEEVAKAVIKHHGKGEIETIPFPDHLKGAYQEFTQADLTKLRNAGCDVQFKSVAEGVSEYMQSVNR
- a CDS encoding lipopolysaccharide biosynthesis protein, with protein sequence MNDKLKPKLVFVGYKQQYEKLEIDVLSSDYEKHHIFLSKWLVKLVSFLFFYSKEHYHEAYGAIMRRKIKALNGFDVIFTTDSLRDIKSISKIDGRKVIVFRNVTDGSLNHHLKDFETYTFDEGDAEKYDFKHIYLPMPQLKIIDEIAKSSDYDVSFVGVDKGRKEKVQKIKGALDGFKCNFIVFDKKPSYSYVEYLTVMLNTKCVLEMVLDGQTSDTMRVKEALYARKKVITNNLSLYNHPLYSKDNFLIFDSLSELASNIESFISSEFDESVLIKLEDYTVDGFYHKLLSGNGE
- a CDS encoding glycosyltransferase, with translation MYTRATLPVVNYGGTERVIWDLVYALHLAGHRVTLLAGKGTKCDWARVIEYQPNVPLQSQLPNDIDVVHFHSDLEPISYPYILTQHGNSDGPIDPNTVFVSSQHAKNHGAQAYVYNGLNWDNYQKPNFNLKRERFHFLGKAAWRVKNVQGAIDITKKAGQQLDVLGGHRLNLKMGFRLTLDRHVRFLGMVDDTMKSQIMTQSKGLIFPVTWHEPFGLAITESLYFGCPVFGTPYGSLPELVSSEVGLLSSCEQELVEGVLNSDTYDSARCNEYARDQFNANVMATEYVSYYEKVVEGNKANSALGSIVESFKRLPYER
- a CDS encoding CatB-related O-acetyltransferase; amino-acid sequence: MKKIIRKIKKLIFIRDQKKHRNFLSRKSNFTDTQFEGCNSIANDCDVNASYIGFGTYIDTRCDMNNVKIGRFCSIANNVKIVLNNHPVNDYVSTHPCFHRSEHRLMQKQGLDFNKGIIYPHTRYVEEHYQVVVGSDVWIGEGVKILPGVTIGHGAVIATGSIVTKDVEAFSIVGGVPAKEIKKRFTEEEREALLMERWWEWPLEKIKEHQEAFINIKDFKRLIS